TGTGGTATCAGTTCAGCAGTATTACCAATCTTTCTGAGATTGTGAATGTTGGGGGCTGGCTGTACAGGGTAACGGCGAATAAAATTACAGACCGTTACCGTAAAAAGAAAACAGAAAATCTTGAAGATTTCGTCTATGAGGACGAAGACGGAAGTTTTTCCATCAAAGATATTTTATTGATGGATGAAAGCGCAGGTCCTGAAGTAAAAATGTTTCAGGATGAGATCTGGAAAAAACTGTTTGAAGCATTGGATGAACTTCCCGAAAAACAAAGGCTGGTCTACGTAGAAAACGAACTCAACGACAAAACCCTCCAGGAGATCGCCGATGAACAGGGAGAAAACATCAAGACTATCATCAGTAGAAAAAACTATGCTGTGAAGCACCTGAGAAACAGATTGAGAAAATTATACGAAGATTTAAAAAGTTAGAAAAAGAAATTATGAATCATAAACACAAAAAGGGCTGGATTTTTTTATTGTTATGTCCGCCATTAATTCTCTTAGCCGTTACCTGGATCGTAATGTCGCTTTGGAATTGTCTTCTTCCTGAAATTTTAGGGGTGAAATCTATTACTTACTGGCAGGCAATGGGTATCCTGATCTTAAGTAAAATCCTTTTCGGAGGTTTTCATTTTGGTAAGGGCATGCGAGACTTCAAAGAGCGAAAAATGAGACAGAAAATGGAAGGATTATCGCCTGAAGAGAAAGAAAAATTTAAAGAAGCCTGGAGAAACAGATGTTCCGGAGGATTCTTCAACAGAAATAACGAATAATTTAAAAAATTTTAAAGAAGTAGTAAAGTAAAATTAAAATTCATTCGTCTTTATAAAAAACAAGAAGTAGTAAAATTTAAAATTTTGAAAAAATGAAAAATTCAGCATTAAAAGGTGCTCTTGGAGCACTAGCCGTTGTGGGTGTAGCCTTAATCGCTAAAAAAGCTGCCCAAAGAAAAAGATTTATCAGAGGTATTTTTGATGAATATGGAATCAAAGAAAAATCTCCTTTCGGATTAGCCGATAAGATCAGAGAAATGAATGATGAGGAGTATCAGGAACTGAAAGGGAAATTCAAAAAAGAATTCAGTTCAAGATGCTGCAAAAAGGATAATACCTGTGAAGCATAAAAAGTAAAAACTAAATTGAAATTGTTAAAATTCGGGATCGGGAAGCAAAGCTTCCCGATCCCGAATTTTTTTTTATTTTAAAATAAGTCAAATCGTTAAGAAGGATTTAAGAATGTTTTGGCAGTGAATTTATTGATTAAATACTAAATTTGTTTTCTTTTTATTAAATATTTTATTTTACGATTATGACACCGAAGAATATTTTCATCATTATAATCGCTTTTTTTTCTATAAGTGTTTACGGGCAGAAATCTGAATTGAAAAATAAGCAATATATTTTCTTTCTGCACAATAAGTTTTTGGAAGAACATCCTTCTGATGAAGCCCATCCTAAATATGGTATTGTGGAGTATGAAAAAGTACTTCATCAATTGAAGGATAGTGGCAATGTTATTCTTTTTGAAAAAAGAAAGCCCAATACTGATCCGGCCGTATATGCTAGGAAAATAAAGAAACAGATTGACCGCCTGATAAAAAAGGGAGTTAAAGCTGAGAATATTACGGTTGTCGGAACATCTCAGGGCGGTTATATCGCACAATATATTTCCTATTATGAAAAAAATCCGGAGCTGAAATTCGTTTTTATTGGAGCCAGCTTTAAAGATGATTCTTTAGAGAAGGATGAAAATTTCAGGCTGTATGGAAAGATTTTGT
This Chryseobacterium sp. G0162 DNA region includes the following protein-coding sequences:
- a CDS encoding RNA polymerase sigma factor gives rise to the protein MPQKDKESIISQTVSNYGGKLMSYIRPKVKNTEDAEDILQEVWYQFSSITNLSEIVNVGGWLYRVTANKITDRYRKKKTENLEDFVYEDEDGSFSIKDILLMDESAGPEVKMFQDEIWKKLFEALDELPEKQRLVYVENELNDKTLQEIADEQGENIKTIISRKNYAVKHLRNRLRKLYEDLKS
- a CDS encoding alpha/beta hydrolase; protein product: MKNKQYIFFLHNKFLEEHPSDEAHPKYGIVEYEKVLHQLKDSGNVILFEKRKPNTDPAVYARKIKKQIDRLIKKGVKAENITVVGTSQGGYIAQYISYYEKNPELKFVFIGASFKDDSLEKDENFRLYGKILSITEKTDDGHVPLSQEQRFIRSDIKDFKEIELNTGLNHGFLFKALDAWILPTKEWINRK